A stretch of Paludisphaera borealis DNA encodes these proteins:
- a CDS encoding enoyl-CoA hydratase-related protein: MTVDTTRTAWRCDRGEDGIWTLWFDQPGKSHNILTADAFNELDDRLAEIEEDDSVRGVLIRSAKEAGFCAGADLRTIQQSRSAADVEAYLRRGIEVFDRLARLDPPTTAVLHGVCLGGGFELALACQHRAALASHTALQLGTPEVHLGLIPGWGAIEHLTRLLAPKDALDLLLYGNPIGFLHAKSQGAVDRLVSHDEPERLTETLTLAPAPERPFLAEIWNDELDFARAKLAQQPVGFPEAQAAILEVIEIDLAEGPEAAREATIERLVELMLSEPSRHAIDEFFHRARG, encoded by the coding sequence ATGACCGTAGATACGACTCGAACGGCCTGGCGGTGCGATCGCGGCGAGGACGGAATCTGGACGCTCTGGTTCGATCAACCGGGCAAGTCCCACAACATCCTCACCGCCGACGCCTTCAACGAGCTGGACGACCGCCTTGCCGAGATCGAGGAAGACGACTCGGTGCGCGGGGTCTTGATCCGCAGCGCCAAGGAGGCCGGCTTCTGCGCCGGGGCCGACCTTCGGACCATCCAGCAATCGCGTTCCGCCGCCGACGTCGAGGCCTACCTGCGGCGGGGGATCGAGGTTTTCGATCGGCTCGCCCGGCTCGACCCGCCCACCACGGCCGTCTTGCACGGCGTCTGCCTCGGCGGCGGCTTCGAACTGGCGCTGGCCTGCCAGCACCGCGCGGCGTTGGCCTCGCACACGGCCCTCCAGCTTGGCACGCCCGAAGTTCACCTCGGCCTGATCCCCGGCTGGGGCGCCATCGAGCACCTCACGCGGCTGCTCGCCCCCAAGGACGCGCTCGATCTGCTGCTGTATGGCAACCCGATCGGCTTTCTTCACGCCAAGTCGCAAGGCGCAGTCGACCGCCTGGTCTCGCACGACGAACCGGAACGGCTCACCGAGACCCTGACTCTCGCCCCCGCGCCGGAGCGCCCGTTCCTCGCCGAGATCTGGAACGACGAGCTCGATTTCGCCCGAGCCAAGCTGGCCCAGCAGCCGGTCGGCTTCCCCGAAGCCCAGGCGGCGATCCTCGAAGTCATCGAGATCGACCTCGCCGAAGGCCCCGAAGCCGCCCGCGAAGCCACGATCGAGCGGCTCGTCGAGCTGATGCTCAGCGAGCCCTCGCGGCACGCGATCGACGAGTTCTTCCATCGCGCCCGAGGCTGA
- a CDS encoding ammonium transporter: MISPVDTLLVVFCTALVMLMTPALGLFFGGMVRRKNVLATFQGCFILLGAVALQWLVVGHGLAFGRGAAGGWIGVPGGAMLGFSFAPDADFAATIPQPVFLLFELTVAVFAAALISGAVVERVRFGPMTVFILGWTTLVYDPVAHWVWAPDGWLKKLGVHDFAGGLVVHATAGVAALCCALILGKRRGLDSENLHPHNLTLTAIGSGLLWFGWIGLNTAHAWKVSPSMIAALAATILGGGAGMIAWSLIEQLQKGKVTLLGTCTGAVAGLVGVSPAAGYVTPLGASAIGLVVSALCYAAVAAKRRLSYDDSLDVFGVHGVGGVAGLLAVGLLADPAIDAEVVGLFQGNADLIAVQFVGAGVVVAYTFVVTAGLLIAVDRLLGLRASPEDEELGLDLAEHGQRGYILGEGERLGA, translated from the coding sequence ATGATCAGTCCGGTCGATACGTTGCTCGTGGTCTTCTGTACCGCGCTGGTCATGCTGATGACTCCCGCGCTGGGTCTGTTCTTCGGCGGGATGGTCCGGCGCAAGAACGTGCTGGCGACGTTTCAGGGCTGTTTCATCCTGCTGGGCGCCGTCGCGTTGCAGTGGCTGGTGGTGGGGCACGGGCTGGCGTTCGGGCGCGGCGCGGCGGGGGGTTGGATCGGCGTGCCGGGCGGGGCGATGCTCGGCTTCTCGTTCGCGCCGGACGCGGATTTCGCCGCGACGATCCCGCAGCCGGTCTTCTTGCTGTTCGAGCTGACGGTCGCGGTGTTCGCGGCGGCGTTGATCTCCGGCGCGGTGGTCGAGCGGGTGCGGTTCGGCCCGATGACGGTCTTCATTCTCGGCTGGACGACGCTCGTTTACGATCCGGTCGCGCACTGGGTCTGGGCGCCGGACGGCTGGCTCAAGAAGCTGGGCGTCCATGATTTCGCCGGAGGGCTGGTCGTCCACGCGACGGCGGGGGTCGCCGCGCTCTGCTGCGCGCTGATCCTGGGCAAGCGGCGCGGGCTCGACTCCGAGAACCTCCATCCGCACAACCTCACGCTGACGGCGATCGGGTCGGGCTTGCTCTGGTTCGGCTGGATCGGCCTGAACACGGCCCACGCCTGGAAAGTCTCTCCCTCGATGATCGCGGCCCTGGCGGCGACGATCCTCGGCGGCGGCGCGGGGATGATCGCCTGGTCGCTGATCGAACAGTTGCAGAAGGGGAAAGTGACGCTCTTGGGAACATGCACCGGCGCGGTGGCCGGGCTGGTGGGCGTGTCGCCCGCGGCGGGCTACGTGACGCCCCTGGGCGCGTCGGCGATCGGCCTGGTGGTCTCGGCGCTCTGCTACGCCGCCGTCGCGGCCAAGCGGAGGCTCAGCTACGACGATTCACTCGATGTGTTCGGGGTCCACGGCGTCGGCGGCGTCGCGGGGCTGCTGGCCGTCGGCCTGCTCGCCGACCCCGCGATCGACGCCGAGGTCGTCGGGCTGTTCCAGGGGAACGCCGACCTGATCGCCGTCCAGTTCGTCGGCGCCGGGGTCGTCGTCGCGTACACGTTCGTCGTCACCGCCGGCCTCTTGATCGCCGTCGATCGCCTGCTCGGCCTCCGCGCCAGCCCCGAAGACGAAGAACTCGGCCTCGACCTCGCCGAGCACGGCCAGCGCGGCTACATCCTCGGCGAAGGCGAGCGGCTGGGGGCATAA
- the ispH gene encoding 4-hydroxy-3-methylbut-2-enyl diphosphate reductase yields MKILLANPRGFCAGVNMAIECLERALDYFGSPVYVYHEIVHNKYVVDRFSKRGTVFVETLAEVPEGSPLLYSAHGVSPEIRQEAKGRRLLAIDATCPLVTKVHLEAIKYAREGYTIILIGHEGHDEVIGTMGEAPDQMVLVETAEDVEKLELPDPDKVAYLTQTTLSVDDANIVIAALRAKFPKIANPPKDDICYATQNRQEAVRELAARADVVLVLGSQNSSNSRRLAEIAHSMGIPSHLIDGVSEIQSSWFEGAETVLITAGASAPEDVVQECVDYLQNHCGATIEESFVREENVHFPLPRSLRELLDQGAAPVADRA; encoded by the coding sequence ATGAAAATCCTCCTGGCCAACCCCCGAGGCTTCTGTGCGGGGGTCAACATGGCGATCGAGTGCCTCGAACGGGCGCTTGATTACTTCGGGTCGCCGGTCTACGTCTATCACGAGATCGTCCACAACAAGTACGTGGTCGACCGGTTCTCCAAGCGCGGGACGGTCTTCGTCGAGACGCTCGCCGAGGTTCCCGAGGGTTCGCCGCTGCTCTACAGCGCGCACGGCGTCTCGCCCGAGATCCGCCAGGAGGCCAAGGGCCGGCGGTTGCTGGCGATCGACGCCACCTGCCCGCTGGTGACCAAAGTCCATCTCGAAGCGATCAAGTACGCCCGCGAAGGCTACACGATCATCCTGATCGGCCACGAGGGGCACGACGAGGTGATCGGCACGATGGGCGAGGCCCCCGACCAGATGGTGCTCGTCGAGACCGCTGAGGACGTCGAGAAGCTGGAGCTGCCCGACCCCGACAAGGTCGCCTATCTGACCCAGACGACCCTCAGCGTCGACGACGCCAACATCGTGATCGCCGCGCTGCGGGCGAAGTTCCCCAAGATCGCCAACCCGCCCAAGGACGACATCTGCTACGCCACGCAGAACCGCCAGGAGGCCGTTCGCGAACTCGCCGCGCGGGCCGACGTCGTCCTCGTGCTCGGCAGCCAGAACAGCTCCAACAGCCGCCGGCTGGCCGAGATCGCGCACTCGATGGGCATCCCGTCGCACCTGATCGACGGCGTCTCCGAGATCCAGTCGTCGTGGTTCGAAGGCGCCGAGACTGTGCTCATCACCGCCGGCGCGAGCGCCCCGGAAGACGTAGTGCAGGAGTGCGTCGACTACCTCCAGAACCACTGCGGCGCGACCATCGAAGAGTCGTTCGTCCGCGAGGAGAACGTCCACTTCCCCCTCCCCAGGTCGCTCCGCGAACTGCTCGACCAGGGTGCCGCGCCCGTCGCCGACCGTGCCTGA
- a CDS encoding ice-binding family protein, which yields MRTKTLVLLAITAFVGLPSQATAAILLGTAGDFAVLAGSTVTNTGPTVINGGDVGVSPGSAITGFPPGSITPPYTTHAGDAVAAQAQTDLTTAYNQAAGLAHTQVLTGQDLGGLTLTAGVYFFASSAQLTGTLTLDAQGDPNAQFVFQIGSTLTTASNSSVVTINNGSGMSGCTVFWQVGSSATLGTGTAFEGHILALTSITMTTGATILDGSALARNGEVTLDSNVITNCSAGAVPEPATLTLALVGGVVLGLPSLRQWLRRR from the coding sequence ATGCGAACAAAAACGCTTGTTTTACTGGCGATCACGGCGTTCGTCGGCTTGCCTTCGCAAGCAACGGCCGCCATCTTACTGGGCACGGCGGGGGACTTCGCGGTCCTGGCCGGCTCGACGGTGACCAATACCGGCCCGACCGTGATCAATGGAGGAGATGTGGGAGTCAGTCCCGGGTCTGCAATCACCGGTTTCCCCCCGGGAAGCATCACGCCGCCATATACGACCCATGCGGGCGATGCGGTAGCGGCTCAGGCCCAGACCGACCTCACCACCGCGTACAATCAAGCGGCGGGCTTGGCGCACACCCAGGTCTTGACCGGCCAGGATCTTGGCGGACTCACGCTCACGGCGGGCGTCTACTTCTTCGCGTCGTCGGCTCAACTGACGGGGACGCTCACCCTCGACGCGCAGGGCGACCCGAATGCGCAATTCGTGTTCCAGATCGGGAGCACGCTGACGACCGCGAGCAACTCGTCGGTCGTGACGATCAACAACGGCAGCGGGATGTCCGGATGCACCGTGTTCTGGCAGGTCGGAAGTTCTGCGACGCTCGGCACGGGCACCGCGTTCGAGGGACACATCCTCGCGTTGACGAGCATCACAATGACCACCGGCGCGACCATCTTGGATGGGAGCGCCTTGGCTCGCAATGGCGAAGTGACGCTTGACTCCAACGTCATCACCAACTGCTCGGCCGGCGCGGTCCCGGAACCCGCCACGCTGACCCTCGCTCTCGTCGGCGGCGTGGTGCTGGGGCTGCCCTCGCTGCGCCAGTGGTTGCGCCGGCGTTAA
- the pyrR gene encoding bifunctional pyr operon transcriptional regulator/uracil phosphoribosyltransferase PyrR codes for MSFDDEGVCDGVETGGLIAAMSEQVWKGRRPGVPLRLIGVRARGVPLAERLARDVSGSEQAAVVGAVDITLYRDDLDQANRWPVLRGTEIPFDVDGADIVLVDDVLFTGRTIRAAINAICDLGRPSRIRLAVLVDRGCRELPIQPDIVGLHLRIDRRDRVQVRLRPIDPVDEIVQIPAAPRLSQS; via the coding sequence ATGAGCTTCGACGACGAGGGAGTTTGCGACGGCGTTGAGACCGGCGGGCTGATCGCGGCGATGTCCGAGCAGGTCTGGAAGGGCCGTCGGCCGGGGGTTCCGCTTCGGCTGATCGGGGTCCGCGCCCGGGGGGTGCCGCTGGCCGAGCGGCTGGCGCGCGACGTTTCCGGTTCGGAGCAAGCGGCCGTGGTCGGCGCCGTCGACATCACGCTTTATCGCGACGATCTCGACCAGGCGAACCGCTGGCCGGTGCTGCGAGGGACCGAGATCCCGTTCGACGTCGACGGCGCCGATATCGTGCTGGTAGACGACGTGCTGTTCACCGGCCGGACCATCCGCGCGGCGATCAACGCGATCTGCGACCTCGGGCGGCCGTCGCGGATCAGGCTGGCCGTGCTCGTCGATCGCGGCTGTCGCGAACTGCCCATCCAACCCGACATCGTGGGGCTGCACCTGCGGATCGATCGCCGCGATCGCGTCCAGGTTCGGCTCCGTCCCATCGACCCGGTCGACGAGATCGTCCAGATACCGGCGGCTCCCCGCCTCTCCCAATCTTGA
- a CDS encoding aspartate carbamoyltransferase catalytic subunit: MLGLEELSREEILAILDTAESFAEISNRSRKKVPALQGRIVFNLFFENSTRTRTSFSLAAKRLSADTQDFTASVSSLSKGETFIDTAKNIEAMGADVMVVRHPTPGAPHLLSQHVSSSIINAGDGAHEHPTQGLLDLMTIRKAKGRIEGLTVGLVGDIAHSRVARSNIWGLLKLGAKVILCGPPTLVPKAMERLGCEVAYRLEDVLPRCDVVNVLRIQFERQQGGMFPSVGEYSQFYMMNQERVRMAKPDLLLLAPGPINRGVELTPEVADGPHSAILDQVKNGLAVRMAVLYLLSGKLDARSPAAE; encoded by the coding sequence TTGCTCGGTCTTGAGGAGCTTTCGCGCGAGGAGATTCTGGCGATCCTCGACACCGCCGAGTCGTTCGCCGAGATCTCCAACCGCAGCCGCAAGAAGGTCCCCGCGCTTCAGGGCCGGATCGTCTTCAACCTGTTCTTCGAGAACTCGACGCGGACCCGAACCAGCTTCAGCCTCGCGGCCAAGCGGCTGTCGGCCGACACCCAGGACTTCACCGCCAGCGTTTCGAGCCTGTCCAAGGGCGAGACGTTCATCGACACCGCCAAGAACATCGAGGCCATGGGCGCCGACGTCATGGTCGTCCGCCACCCGACCCCCGGCGCGCCTCATTTGCTGTCGCAGCACGTCAGCTCGTCGATCATCAACGCCGGCGACGGCGCCCACGAGCACCCGACGCAAGGGCTGCTCGACCTGATGACGATCCGCAAGGCCAAGGGGAGGATCGAGGGGCTGACCGTCGGCCTGGTCGGCGACATCGCCCACTCCCGCGTCGCTCGGTCGAACATCTGGGGCCTGCTCAAGCTCGGCGCCAAGGTGATCCTCTGCGGCCCGCCGACCCTCGTCCCCAAGGCGATGGAGCGGCTCGGCTGCGAGGTCGCCTACCGCCTCGAGGACGTGTTGCCCCGCTGCGACGTCGTCAACGTGCTGCGGATCCAGTTCGAGCGCCAGCAAGGGGGCATGTTCCCCTCGGTCGGCGAATACTCGCAGTTTTACATGATGAATCAGGAACGCGTGCGGATGGCCAAGCCCGACCTGCTGCTGCTGGCCCCCGGCCCGATCAACCGAGGGGTCGAGCTGACCCCGGAGGTCGCCGACGGCCCGCACTCGGCCATCCTCGACCAGGTCAAGAACGGGCTGGCGGTCCGTATGGCCGTGCTCTACCTCCTCAGCGGCAAGTTGGACGCTCGCTCCCCAGCCGCCGAATAG
- a CDS encoding dihydroorotase: protein MGKLALPTIQITGGRIIDPAQGLDHVGDLWISRGRILPTGGVNEEAEVVIDARGKIVCPGLIDLHVHLREPGNEEDETIATGAASALAGGVTSVACMPNTIPPIDTQAAAEFVVLQGQRARQANVYPVGAVSKGRKGEELAALGQLVAGGAVAFTDDGAPVANAGLMRRALEYSKMFDLVIMQHCQVPELTVGGVMNEGFESMRLGLGGMPAAAEDIMVARDIRLAEITGGRLHIQHISTARSVELVREGKARGIKVTAEACPHHFSLTDECLRTFDSNFKMNPPLRTAADVEAVIEGLKDGTIEILATDHAPHAREKKMRELDQAPFGIVGLETLIPITVKTLIEPGHLTWPEVIRKLTINPAELLRIPKGTLRPGADADVTVIDASTTWTIDPTQFRSKSRNTPYAGWEVRGRAHTVIVGGEVRYTLGGIVREGVAPAAG from the coding sequence ATGGGCAAACTCGCCTTGCCGACCATCCAGATCACCGGCGGACGCATCATCGATCCGGCGCAGGGACTCGACCACGTCGGCGACCTCTGGATCAGTCGCGGCCGGATCTTGCCGACGGGCGGGGTCAACGAAGAGGCCGAGGTCGTCATCGACGCGCGCGGCAAGATCGTCTGCCCCGGCCTGATCGACCTCCACGTCCATCTCCGCGAGCCCGGCAACGAGGAAGACGAGACCATCGCCACCGGGGCCGCGTCGGCCCTCGCGGGGGGCGTCACCTCGGTCGCCTGCATGCCTAACACGATCCCGCCGATCGACACCCAGGCCGCCGCCGAGTTCGTGGTGCTCCAGGGCCAGCGCGCCCGCCAGGCCAACGTCTACCCGGTCGGCGCGGTGAGCAAGGGGCGGAAAGGGGAGGAGCTGGCGGCTCTCGGCCAGCTCGTGGCCGGCGGCGCGGTCGCCTTCACCGACGACGGCGCCCCGGTGGCGAACGCCGGCCTGATGCGCCGGGCGCTCGAGTACTCGAAGATGTTCGACCTCGTGATCATGCAGCACTGCCAGGTCCCCGAGCTGACCGTCGGCGGCGTCATGAACGAGGGGTTCGAGTCGATGCGGCTGGGCCTCGGCGGCATGCCCGCCGCCGCCGAGGACATCATGGTCGCCCGCGACATCCGACTCGCCGAGATCACCGGCGGCCGGCTCCACATCCAGCACATCTCGACCGCCCGATCCGTCGAACTCGTCCGCGAGGGCAAGGCGCGCGGGATCAAGGTCACGGCCGAGGCCTGCCCGCACCACTTCAGCCTGACCGACGAGTGCCTCCGGACATTCGACTCCAACTTCAAGATGAACCCGCCGCTCCGCACGGCGGCCGACGTCGAGGCCGTGATCGAGGGGCTCAAGGACGGCACGATCGAGATCCTCGCGACCGACCACGCCCCCCACGCCCGCGAGAAGAAGATGCGCGAGCTGGACCAGGCGCCGTTCGGCATCGTCGGCCTGGAGACGCTGATCCCGATCACCGTCAAGACGCTGATCGAGCCCGGCCACCTGACCTGGCCCGAGGTCATCCGCAAGCTGACGATCAACCCGGCCGAGCTGCTGCGCATTCCGAAGGGGACGCTTCGCCCCGGCGCCGACGCCGACGTCACCGTCATCGACGCCTCGACCACCTGGACCATCGACCCGACCCAGTTCCGCAGCAAGAGCCGCAACACGCCTTACGCCGGCTGGGAAGTCCGCGGCCGCGCCCACACCGTCATCGTCGGCGGCGAGGTCCGCTACACGCTCGGCGGGATCGTCCGGGAAGGGGTCGCGCCCGCCGCCGGCTGA
- a CDS encoding NYN domain-containing protein, which yields MHWLIDGYNVMHAAGAVDGKSGRARFRIARRRFLNELADGLGALVHETTVVFDASRPPGDFPVESVYKGITVIFAVADEDADARIERIIAHHSNPKALTVVSTDRRVRLAATRRKAHALRADDFLDRITTLAHERPKPTAADKPDAKPPAALMDDAEKAHWMQVFGSIDDEAAAEPLDPKPAGVQEQERPRPKTDQPPRRKAVAKPNKAAMYDAEKAHWLKVFGSIDDDPAVRKALNSEPTLLTDAEIAKIQREIDLEP from the coding sequence ATGCACTGGCTCATTGACGGCTATAATGTGATGCACGCGGCGGGGGCGGTCGACGGCAAGTCGGGCCGAGCCCGGTTCCGGATCGCCCGGCGGCGGTTCCTCAACGAGCTGGCCGACGGCCTCGGCGCCCTCGTCCACGAGACGACGGTGGTCTTCGACGCCTCCAGGCCCCCCGGTGATTTTCCGGTCGAGTCGGTCTATAAGGGCATCACGGTCATCTTCGCCGTCGCTGACGAAGACGCCGACGCCCGGATCGAGCGGATCATCGCCCACCATTCGAATCCCAAGGCGCTGACGGTCGTCTCGACCGACCGCCGCGTCCGCCTCGCCGCCACCCGCCGCAAGGCACACGCGCTGCGGGCCGACGACTTCCTCGACCGGATCACGACCCTCGCCCACGAACGCCCCAAGCCGACGGCCGCCGACAAACCCGACGCCAAGCCCCCCGCCGCACTCATGGACGACGCCGAAAAAGCCCATTGGATGCAAGTCTTCGGCTCGATCGACGACGAGGCCGCCGCCGAACCCCTCGACCCGAAGCCGGCCGGCGTCCAGGAACAGGAACGACCCCGGCCCAAGACCGATCAACCCCCCAGGCGGAAGGCCGTCGCCAAGCCCAACAAGGCCGCGATGTACGACGCCGAGAAGGCCCACTGGCTCAAGGTCTTCGGCTCGATCGACGATGACCCCGCCGTCCGCAAAGCCCTCAACTCCGAGCCCACCCTCCTGACCGACGCCGAGATCGCAAAGATCCAGCGCGAAATCGACCTCGAACCGTGA
- a CDS encoding YdjY domain-containing protein — protein sequence MSTLLAIGLLAVFPQQQDAPPIAADAAAIRGVVIDTKNGEVAFGATVQHPTGKPCIDAWGQRPQAFVGTRVAGGKPSEFADHFVFLTDADVEDVYRGLAEVGLQIDKHVSRAEGKKVAGREYLKGDPVAIVVTWKENGKWVEKPYESFVKQKVVVDGKEVVKPWTPKWVFHGSGVIHKEATGCIACPCDCPGGLIADVRNPIFDPMPTVFFDLKSAPPKGTKVIVKIRPDYQPKKP from the coding sequence ATGTCGACCCTTCTCGCGATCGGCCTTCTGGCGGTGTTTCCCCAGCAGCAGGACGCTCCACCGATCGCGGCCGACGCTGCGGCGATCCGGGGGGTCGTGATCGACACCAAGAACGGCGAGGTCGCGTTCGGAGCGACCGTCCAGCATCCGACCGGCAAGCCTTGCATCGACGCCTGGGGGCAGCGCCCGCAGGCGTTCGTCGGGACGAGGGTCGCGGGGGGCAAGCCCTCCGAGTTCGCCGACCACTTCGTCTTCCTCACCGACGCCGACGTCGAGGACGTCTATCGAGGGCTCGCCGAGGTCGGCCTCCAGATCGACAAGCACGTCTCGCGCGCGGAGGGGAAGAAGGTCGCCGGCCGCGAATACCTGAAGGGCGACCCCGTCGCGATCGTCGTGACCTGGAAGGAGAACGGCAAGTGGGTCGAGAAGCCGTATGAATCGTTCGTCAAGCAGAAAGTCGTCGTCGACGGCAAGGAGGTCGTCAAGCCGTGGACGCCCAAATGGGTCTTCCACGGCAGCGGCGTGATCCACAAGGAAGCCACCGGCTGCATCGCCTGCCCCTGCGACTGCCCCGGCGGCCTGATCGCCGACGTCCGCAACCCAATCTTCGACCCCATGCCGACCGTCTTCTTCGACCTCAAATCCGCGCCTCCCAAGGGGACCAAGGTCATCGTCAAGATCCGGCCCGATTACCAGCCGAAGAAGCCGTAA
- the sucC gene encoding ADP-forming succinate--CoA ligase subunit beta, protein MKVHEYQAKELLGKADVAVPAGIVITTPAEAAKAYDALGGGLVVVKAQVHAGGRGKGVAVGSEVDREEALAIASGKKPRPDGMAKGVQLVRSAAEAEKAAASLLGKTLVTYQTGAEGQAIKKLLITVGHDIARELYLGLAIDRNLKCPVLMASTEGGVEIETVAEKTPEKILREPIDVGLGLADFQARKVCKALGLTGATAKKGVVFLKNFVKFFIESDASLAEINPLIVTDKGDVLALDCKLNFDDNAMFRHKDLAGLIDEDEEDPAELRAGRSGLSYVSLDGDIACLVNGAGLAMSTMDLIKYHGGEPANFLDVGGGAGKDQVLEAFRILLDSSRVNAVLVNIFGGIMKCDIIASALLAAYDEIDFRVPLVVRLEGTNADLGKELLEKSGRKIITADGLTDAAKKVVAAAKGHAA, encoded by the coding sequence ATGAAGGTCCATGAGTATCAGGCCAAAGAACTGCTCGGCAAGGCGGACGTCGCCGTGCCGGCCGGGATCGTGATCACGACGCCCGCCGAGGCGGCCAAGGCTTACGACGCGCTGGGCGGGGGTCTGGTCGTGGTCAAGGCCCAGGTCCACGCGGGAGGTCGGGGCAAAGGGGTGGCCGTCGGTTCGGAGGTCGATCGCGAGGAAGCTCTGGCGATCGCCAGCGGCAAGAAGCCGAGGCCCGACGGCATGGCCAAGGGGGTCCAACTCGTCCGCTCGGCCGCCGAGGCCGAGAAGGCCGCCGCCAGTCTGCTGGGCAAGACGCTGGTCACCTACCAGACCGGCGCGGAAGGCCAGGCGATCAAGAAGCTGCTGATCACCGTCGGCCACGACATCGCCCGCGAGCTGTACCTCGGCCTCGCCATCGACCGTAACCTCAAGTGCCCGGTCCTGATGGCCTCGACCGAGGGGGGCGTCGAGATCGAGACCGTCGCCGAGAAGACCCCGGAGAAGATCCTCCGCGAGCCGATCGACGTGGGGCTCGGCCTCGCCGACTTCCAGGCGCGCAAGGTCTGCAAGGCGCTCGGGCTCACCGGCGCGACCGCCAAGAAGGGGGTCGTCTTCCTCAAGAACTTCGTCAAGTTCTTCATCGAGTCCGACGCCTCGCTCGCCGAGATCAACCCGCTGATCGTCACCGACAAGGGGGACGTGCTGGCCCTCGACTGCAAGCTCAACTTCGACGACAACGCCATGTTCCGCCACAAGGACCTGGCGGGCCTGATCGACGAGGACGAAGAAGATCCGGCCGAGCTGCGCGCGGGCCGCTCGGGCCTGTCGTACGTCAGCCTCGACGGCGACATCGCCTGCCTGGTCAACGGCGCGGGGCTTGCCATGAGCACGATGGACCTGATCAAGTACCACGGCGGCGAGCCCGCCAACTTCCTCGACGTCGGCGGCGGCGCCGGCAAGGACCAGGTGCTCGAAGCCTTCCGCATCCTCCTCGACTCGTCCCGGGTCAACGCCGTGCTGGTCAACATCTTCGGCGGCATCATGAAGTGCGACATCATCGCCTCGGCCCTGCTCGCGGCCTACGACGAGATCGACTTCCGCGTCCCCCTGGTCGTCCGCCTCGAAGGAACCAACGCCGACCTCGGCAAGGAACTCCTCGAAAAGAGCGGCCGCAAGATCATCACCGCCGACGGACTGACCGACGCCGCGAAGAAAGTCGTCGCCGCCGCCAAGGGCCACGCCGCCTGA
- the sucD gene encoding succinate--CoA ligase subunit alpha, whose protein sequence is MSILVDKNTRLICQGITGKSGAFHSEQCKAYGTNLVGGVTPGRGGETALGVPVFDSCYEAVEKTGANATMIFVPAPGAADAVMEAADAGIPLIIAITEGIPVLDMARAVAYLHAHHPEVRLIGPNCPGVITPGACKIGIMPAYIHKPGRVGLVSRSGTLTYEGVWQLTNLGIGQSTCVGIGGDPVNGTSFVDVLRLFEADPDTDAVLMMGEIGGNAEEQAAEFKASGGFTKPLAAFIAGQTAPPGKRMGHAGAIISGGSGKASDKIAALEGAGIRVAKSPADMGQALKDALGK, encoded by the coding sequence ATGAGTATCTTGGTCGATAAGAACACTCGCCTGATTTGCCAGGGGATCACCGGCAAGTCGGGCGCGTTCCACTCCGAGCAATGCAAGGCGTACGGCACGAACCTGGTCGGCGGCGTGACGCCGGGCCGGGGGGGCGAGACGGCCCTGGGCGTGCCGGTCTTCGACTCCTGCTATGAGGCCGTCGAGAAGACCGGCGCGAACGCGACGATGATTTTCGTCCCCGCCCCGGGCGCGGCCGACGCGGTCATGGAGGCCGCCGACGCCGGCATCCCCTTGATCATCGCGATCACCGAGGGCATCCCCGTCCTCGACATGGCCCGCGCCGTGGCTTATCTGCACGCCCATCATCCCGAGGTCCGGCTGATCGGCCCCAACTGCCCGGGCGTGATCACCCCCGGCGCCTGCAAGATCGGCATCATGCCGGCTTATATCCACAAGCCGGGCCGCGTCGGCCTCGTCAGCCGGTCGGGGACCCTCACGTACGAAGGCGTCTGGCAGCTCACGAACCTCGGCATCGGCCAGAGCACCTGCGTGGGGATCGGCGGCGACCCCGTCAACGGCACCAGCTTCGTCGACGTCCTCCGCCTCTTCGAGGCTGACCCCGACACCGACGCCGTCCTGATGATGGGCGAGATCGGCGGCAACGCCGAGGAGCAGGCCGCCGAGTTCAAGGCGTCGGGAGGCTTCACCAAGCCGCTGGCCGCCTTCATCGCCGGCCAGACCGCCCCGCCGGGCAAGCGCATGGGACACGCCGGCGCGATCATCTCGGGCGGCTCGGGCAAGGCGTCCGACAAGATCGCCGCGCTCGAAGGCGCGGGCATCCGCGTCGCCAAGAGCCCCGCCGACATGGGCCAGGCCCTCAAGGACGCCCTCGGCAAATGA